A genomic stretch from Methanofastidiosum sp. includes:
- a CDS encoding RtcB family protein yields MGELKKVSEFVYEIEKKGEMKVPARIYADDKLITKMKEDLTIKQAENVSCLNGIEGYSFVMPDGHQGYGFPIGGVAAMEYENGIISPGGVGYDINCGVRLLKSNLTHDDVFEERKEIIDSMFKNVPSGLGSQGKVRLSSKDLDEVLMVGAKWAIEEDYGWKKDLKHIESEGSMDGDPNKVSNNAKKRGMPQLGSLGSGNHFLEMQVIDEIYDEKTASGFGLKEGQICFMMHTGSRGCGHQICSDYIQTMEGAHKKYNIKIPDRELVCAPIHSKEGEDYFKAMSSGANFAWANRQMITHWIRESIGNVIGEDPEDLGLDVLFDVAHNIAKIEKHNGKKYCVHRKGATRAFWKGRDELPKEYEDIGQPVIIPGDMGTASYIMVGTKTASQTFGSTCHGAGRVLSRSAAIKKFRGEDIIKKLEKENIYVKAASPKVVAEEAPDVYKDIHNVVDVCDKAGLAKKVAKLRPIGVAKG; encoded by the coding sequence ATGGGTGAACTAAAAAAGGTATCTGAGTTCGTTTATGAGATTGAAAAAAAGGGTGAGATGAAAGTACCTGCTAGAATATATGCTGATGACAAACTTATCACAAAAATGAAGGAAGACCTGACAATAAAACAAGCAGAAAATGTATCGTGTCTTAATGGAATTGAAGGTTACTCTTTTGTCATGCCAGACGGTCACCAGGGATATGGATTTCCCATCGGCGGAGTTGCAGCAATGGAATACGAAAATGGGATTATCTCTCCTGGTGGAGTGGGTTATGATATAAATTGTGGGGTCAGGCTTCTAAAATCAAATTTGACTCATGATGACGTATTTGAGGAAAGAAAAGAAATAATTGATTCCATGTTCAAGAATGTTCCTTCTGGTCTTGGGTCCCAAGGTAAGGTAAGATTGTCCTCTAAGGATCTCGATGAAGTACTCATGGTCGGAGCAAAATGGGCAATTGAAGAAGATTATGGTTGGAAAAAGGACCTAAAGCATATCGAAAGTGAGGGCAGCATGGACGGGGACCCAAATAAGGTCAGTAACAATGCAAAGAAGAGAGGAATGCCCCAGTTAGGCAGTCTTGGTAGCGGCAATCACTTTCTTGAAATGCAGGTAATTGATGAAATTTATGATGAGAAAACAGCTTCTGGATTTGGACTTAAAGAAGGACAGATTTGTTTCATGATGCATACTGGGTCTAGGGGGTGCGGCCATCAGATATGTTCTGACTACATACAAACAATGGAAGGAGCGCATAAGAAATACAACATAAAAATACCAGATAGAGAACTTGTCTGTGCACCAATCCATTCAAAAGAAGGGGAAGACTACTTCAAAGCCATGAGTTCAGGTGCCAACTTTGCATGGGCGAACAGGCAGATGATAACTCACTGGATAAGGGAATCAATAGGCAACGTAATTGGCGAGGATCCAGAAGACTTGGGATTGGACGTTCTATTTGATGTTGCTCACAACATTGCAAAAATCGAGAAGCACAATGGTAAGAAATACTGCGTTCACAGAAAGGGTGCAACAAGGGCATTTTGGAAAGGAAGGGATGAACTTCCAAAAGAGTATGAAGATATTGGTCAGCCAGTTATAATCCCTGGAGATATGGGTACGGCATCTTACATAATGGTGGGAACAAAAACAGCTAGTCAAACATTTGGTTCTACTTGTCATGGAGCAGGAAGAGTCCTTTCAAGAAGTGCTGCGATTAAGAAATTTAGGGGCGAAGACATAATTAAAAAACTTGAAAAAGAAAATATATATGTTAAGGCAGCATCACCCAAAGTTGTTGCTGAAGAGGCCCCAGATGTATACAAGGATATCCATAATGTTGTCGATGTATGCGACAAAGCAGGGCTTGCAAAGAAAGTTGCAAAGTTAAGGCCAATAGGAGTTGCTAAAGGTTAG
- a CDS encoding RNA 3'-terminal phosphate cyclase: MLEIDGSFGEGGGQILRTSLALSILTDTPIHIYNIRKNRAREGLAPQHLKTISAIEELTGSVVEGNFVGSTEVKFTPKNEFKRRATINIGTAGSITLLLQSLMIFLPFLENKTTISVHGGTNVQWSPQIDYLREVTIPTLERMGYKIVINNVLRGYYPEGGGNVEIEVNPIKKLKAIQIDKFEKSSKIEGISYSTNLPENVTERQKKSARGVVFKEGVTPSIKVQVEKDSSQRIGSGIFLYSKYKTAVIGDGALGAKGKRAEEVGEEGAKNFLEKYKEGFDCHLSDQIAPYMALAEGKSYIYTKSTSHLETNISILEKFCDNKFSWKDNLLEVDGIGFENIYID; this comes from the coding sequence ATGCTCGAAATAGATGGTAGCTTCGGTGAGGGCGGTGGCCAGATATTAAGGACTTCGCTAGCGCTTTCAATTTTAACAGACACGCCCATTCACATCTACAACATAAGGAAAAACAGGGCCAGAGAGGGGTTGGCACCGCAGCACCTGAAAACTATATCTGCAATTGAAGAGTTAACAGGTTCAGTAGTTGAAGGAAATTTTGTTGGCTCAACTGAAGTAAAGTTCACTCCAAAAAATGAATTTAAAAGGAGAGCCACGATAAACATAGGAACTGCAGGTAGCATTACACTACTCTTGCAATCACTAATGATTTTCTTACCCTTCTTAGAAAATAAGACAACGATTAGCGTGCATGGTGGTACAAATGTGCAGTGGAGCCCTCAGATTGACTATTTAAGGGAAGTTACAATACCAACTCTTGAAAGAATGGGATATAAAATCGTAATTAATAATGTTTTAAGAGGATATTACCCAGAAGGAGGGGGAAATGTCGAAATAGAAGTCAATCCTATTAAAAAATTAAAAGCTATTCAGATTGATAAATTTGAAAAATCCTCAAAAATTGAAGGTATTTCATATTCAACAAACCTACCTGAAAATGTAACTGAACGACAAAAAAAATCCGCAAGAGGTGTAGTTTTCAAAGAAGGTGTCACCCCTAGCATCAAAGTTCAGGTAGAAAAAGATTCTAGCCAGAGAATTGGCTCTGGGATTTTTCTTTACTCTAAATATAAGACTGCAGTAATTGGAGATGGGGCACTAGGTGCAAAAGGGAAAAGGGCAGAAGAAGTGGGAGAAGAAGGAGCAAAAAATTTTTTAGAAAAATACAAAGAGGGATTTGATTGTCACCTCTCTGACCAGATTGCCCCATACATGGCACTGGCAGAAGGAAAATCCTATATTTATACAAAAAGCACTTCGCATTTAGAGACAAATATCTCAATATTGGAGAAATTTTGTGATAATAAATTTTCGTGGAAAGACAACCTACTTGAAGTAGATGGTATTGGATTTGAAAATATTTATATAGATTGA
- a CDS encoding LysE family transporter — protein sequence MEGLLLLSIGFGVGLSGAIAPGPLFMATLKDTLKYGPLSGPMICVGHLFVEIPIIIGLSLGISYVINIPIVRAMIGLIGGISLSYLGTQIIRERKKFEKMSEDSMKEINIENIKIRNDYFMPMKTGFIFTILNPAMFIWWFTVGNGLVMRGLAIGFMGVFLLFIGHWFSDLSWYSFLSFSVSKGKKFISARVYEVILFTCGIFLLSLGLYFLYGSLPYFSHYV from the coding sequence ATGGAGGGCCTATTACTTCTCTCTATCGGTTTTGGGGTTGGGCTTTCAGGGGCTATTGCTCCGGGGCCACTGTTCATGGCTACACTAAAGGACACTTTGAAGTATGGCCCGTTATCTGGCCCAATGATATGTGTTGGGCACCTATTTGTTGAGATACCAATAATAATAGGGCTTTCACTTGGAATCTCTTATGTTATCAATATCCCCATTGTAAGGGCTATGATAGGTTTAATCGGAGGGATTAGCCTATCGTATCTTGGGACCCAGATAATACGAGAAAGGAAGAAGTTTGAGAAGATGTCCGAGGACAGCATGAAGGAAATAAACATAGAAAATATCAAGATACGAAATGACTACTTCATGCCCATGAAAACAGGATTCATATTTACAATTTTAAATCCTGCTATGTTTATCTGGTGGTTTACTGTCGGCAACGGGCTCGTTATGAGGGGACTTGCAATTGGTTTTATGGGGGTATTCTTGTTATTTATTGGTCACTGGTTTTCTGACCTCTCTTGGTACTCATTTCTCTCATTTTCAGTTTCGAAAGGTAAGAAGTTCATAAGTGCTAGAGTCTATGAGGTCATACTCTTTACCTGTGGGATTTTTTTACTTTCCCTTGGGCTTTACTTCCTTTATGGGTCTCTCCCATATTTTAGCCACTATGTCTAA
- a CDS encoding carboxymuconolactone decarboxylase family protein, translating to MKYEVFYGKGMGKVKKEYPEIYEVIKKLNEVVYTGKVLDYKTQKLIAIAITASHCDETATEKQMRSAMKELKITPEEIADVLRVVLLLSGQPAFTKGMRILDEITKK from the coding sequence ATGAAGTATGAAGTATTTTATGGAAAGGGTATGGGCAAGGTAAAGAAAGAATACCCTGAGATCTATGAAGTTATAAAAAAACTGAATGAAGTGGTATACACCGGAAAGGTTCTTGATTATAAAACACAGAAACTTATTGCTATTGCAATAACTGCTAGCCACTGTGATGAAACTGCAACTGAAAAGCAGATGCGCTCTGCCATGAAAGAGCTAAAGATTACCCCAGAAGAGATTGCTGATGTTTTGAGGGTCGTTCTTTTGCTATCAGGACAGCCTGCCTTCACAAAGGGTATGAGAATACTAGATGAGATAACAAAAAAATAG
- a CDS encoding Hsp20/alpha crystallin family protein codes for MIRRYYIVRENPNNSFRQTYWHINCGCSNIEPLTEFRDTKEALFVTLDMPCVEKEKIDVTSEEYCVRIFAPTRKGFCFKKDINLPFSTEPEKVLATFKKGILFLEIPKKVKHYKIEIK; via the coding sequence ATGATAAGAAGGTACTATATAGTTAGGGAGAACCCAAATAATTCGTTTAGGCAGACTTACTGGCATATTAACTGTGGGTGTAGCAATATTGAGCCGCTTACTGAGTTTAGGGATACCAAAGAAGCATTGTTTGTAACTTTGGACATGCCCTGTGTCGAGAAAGAAAAAATTGACGTAACATCTGAAGAATACTGTGTAAGGATATTTGCGCCAACGAGAAAAGGATTCTGCTTCAAAAAAGATATTAATCTTCCTTTTTCAACTGAACCTGAGAAGGTACTTGCCACATTCAAGAAAGGGATTTTATTCCTTGAAATACCAAAAAAAGTAAAGCACTATAAAATAGAAATAAAATAG
- a CDS encoding proteasome assembly chaperone family protein, whose protein sequence is MNASEEITIIETKKIDVDNPIIIEGVPDMGLVGSIAVSHMILQQKFEEVGYIKSDLFAPVMVVHERKVLNPVRIFQKGNFIAILSEIPIDPKAGYILSRRLTEWYKEKGAELIISISGTPLQERIDVEEPEVFGTSNKEEIIKKMEDSGVKILEEGFVSGFYALIIKNSMELNLSSSILLGQCYPSYPDPGAAASVLKVLNKILDLNIDVKDLVEQGEDLKVNYRALMDQTNASMQRETKVEVPTMYR, encoded by the coding sequence ATGAACGCTTCTGAAGAGATCACTATTATTGAAACTAAAAAAATTGATGTAGATAATCCAATTATAATAGAGGGCGTCCCAGATATGGGCCTTGTAGGGTCAATTGCAGTAAGCCACATGATATTACAACAAAAATTTGAAGAAGTTGGGTATATCAAATCTGATTTATTTGCCCCAGTAATGGTGGTTCACGAGAGAAAGGTGCTAAACCCCGTCAGAATATTCCAGAAAGGCAACTTCATAGCTATTCTATCAGAAATCCCAATTGATCCAAAAGCTGGGTATATACTTTCAAGGAGGCTCACCGAATGGTATAAAGAGAAGGGTGCAGAACTTATTATTTCTATTAGCGGAACACCTTTACAGGAAAGGATAGATGTAGAAGAGCCAGAAGTATTTGGGACATCCAACAAAGAAGAGATAATTAAAAAAATGGAAGATTCGGGTGTCAAAATCTTAGAAGAAGGATTTGTTTCAGGTTTTTATGCCTTAATAATCAAGAACTCAATGGAATTAAATTTAAGCTCATCTATATTACTGGGCCAGTGCTATCCAAGCTACCCTGACCCTGGGGCCGCCGCTTCAGTTCTTAAGGTCTTGAATAAAATCCTCGATTTGAACATAGATGTAAAAGATTTAGTTGAACAGGGTGAAGATCTAAAGGTTAATTATAGGGCCTTAATGGACCAGACAAATGCATCGATGCAGAGGGAGACTAAAGTTGAAGTACCGACTATGTATAGGTAG
- a CDS encoding DUF4342 domain-containing protein — MICKNCSKEIPDTVKFCPECGASTAQRDEFFVDSDHLVEEIKKIIDEGIATRIIIKDESDKTLLDIPLAAGVVGALIAPWLAALGAIAALVVKCKIIVEKSN, encoded by the coding sequence ATGATCTGTAAGAATTGTAGTAAAGAGATACCTGACACAGTAAAGTTTTGTCCAGAGTGTGGGGCTTCAACGGCGCAGAGGGATGAATTTTTCGTTGATTCAGATCACTTGGTAGAAGAGATAAAGAAGATTATCGACGAAGGCATTGCAACAAGGATTATTATTAAGGATGAAAGTGATAAGACACTCCTTGATATACCTCTGGCCGCAGGTGTAGTTGGGGCATTAATCGCGCCATGGCTTGCTGCACTTGGTGCAATAGCAGCACTAGTTGTAAAATGCAAGATAATCGTAGAGAAATCAAATTAA